TTATATTGATTATTATAATAATCAGAGAATTAAAATAAAATTAAAAGGATTAACTCCTGCAGAATACAGGAATCAATCCTTAAATTAAATATTAAATTTCATGTCCAAGAAAATGGGTTCACTACATAAAGGTGCTTTTCTTATATTTTTTTACTTGGAGTTTCCACTATAATTGCTTTAAATACATTATATGTTACAAAACCAAGAGGAGCTCCCTTTGGTTTATTTAAATTCTTTTTCTCTGTATAATCAACTGTTACTTTTTCTCCAACTGAAGCCTTTGAATAATGTGCTGCAAGTTGTGCTATTTTCACAATAAACTCTTCAGAATCTTCAAAATCTTCCTTTCTCACTATTATATGAGAACCTGGTATATCTTTTATATGAAACCAAATATCATTTTTATTAGCAAATTTAAATGTCAAATAATCATTTTCCTTATTATTTCTACCAAAATAAATAATTTTATCTCCTAATTCAACTGTCCCATATGTTGGTTCTTTGGCTTTTTTTTGTTTTTTTATTTTTCTTTTAACTTTAGATGTTATTATTTTTTCATCTGTTAATTCTGTTTCTATATTTTTTAATTGTTCAGTTGTTTCACTTGTATTTATAAAGAATAAAACACTTTCTAAATATGACTTCTTATTTTTATATTCAATAATTCTTTCATTGGAAATTTCCAATCCTTTTTTCAATTTAGAATATTTTTTATAAATTTTATTAAGATTACTTTGAGGACTTAAAAGTGGATCAATTTCTATTTCTATTTCTATTTCTTTTTCATTATAAAAATCGTAAGCTTTTACACTTTTATCTCCCTTTTTCACAGAGTAAATAACTGATGCAAAGATATCTCCTAAAATTTTATAATCCTTATAATTAGCCATAATTATCATGTCTTTTTCAATATTTTTAATTACTTTTTTTGATTTTTTTATTTCTTTTTCAACTTTAGACAATAATCTATTTTTTAATACTACAAGGGATGAAGCTAGTAATTTTGAGTTTACATATTCTGTAACCATTTCATTAAAAGTTTCATAATCTTTTATTTCATCATATTCTTTAGGTTGTATTTCTAGAACTGTCCCTAACATTGGAGTCCCATCTTTAAAATATATCCTAGATCTAATTGGTGCTTTTAAAATATTCTCTAAATCTTCATAGGATTTTAGAATTTCCACTGTTTTTTTCCCTATTCCATCTATATTTTGTAATAGAGTATTTTCAATTAAATACTTATTAAATTTTTCCCTATTAGTTGATTCTGGATTTTCTTTTTGGGATACTATTGGTTGTGCATACTTAGCTCCCTTAAATAAAAATCTCAAAGCATTTTCTTCTATGGCAAACCTTTTTAATAACCCTATAATTTCTTCATTTTCATCTGTTAAAATTATATTTGAACGCTTTCCCATTATTTCAAAATATAAATAATTTTTTTCATTCTCTCCTAAAGCATTAACCTTTAAAAAAGTAAATTTAAGTATTCTATCATATCCTAATTG
The nucleotide sequence above comes from Fusobacterium sp. IOR10. Encoded proteins:
- a CDS encoding IS3 family transposase, whose product is YIDYYNNQRIKIKLKGLTPAEYRNQSLN
- a CDS encoding NFACT family protein: MLYLDGISLSKIIPELEEEILNKKVGKIFQNSTLSLSLHFGKKKLNFSCSPSFPICYIIDKKEERIIEENSNFLMILRKYIVNSSLKKIEQLGYDRILKFTFLKVNALGENEKNYLYFEIMGKRSNIILTDENEEIIGLLKRFAIEENALRFLFKGAKYAQPIVSQKENPESTNREKFNKYLIENTLLQNIDGIGKKTVEILKSYEDLENILKAPIRSRIYFKDGTPMLGTVLEIQPKEYDEIKDYETFNEMVTEYVNSKLLASSLVVLKNRLLSKVEKEIKKSKKVIKNIEKDMIIMANYKDYKILGDIFASVIYSVKKGDKSVKAYDFYNEKEIEIEIEIDPLLSPQSNLNKIYKKYSKLKKGLEISNERIIEYKNKKSYLESVLFFINTSETTEQLKNIETELTDEKIITSKVKRKIKKQKKAKEPTYGTVELGDKIIYFGRNNKENDYLTFKFANKNDIWFHIKDIPGSHIIVRKEDFEDSEEFIVKIAQLAAHYSKASVGEKVTVDYTEKKNLNKPKGAPLGFVTYNVFKAIIVETPSKKI